A window of the Budorcas taxicolor isolate Tak-1 chromosome 8, Takin1.1, whole genome shotgun sequence genome harbors these coding sequences:
- the INIP gene encoding SOSS complex subunit C, producing MAANPSGQGFQNKNRVAILAELDKEKRKLLMQNQSSTNHPGASIALSRPALNKDFRDHAEQQHIAAQQKAALQHAHAHSSGYFITQDSAFGNLILPVLPRLDPE from the exons gttttcaaaacaaaaatagagttgCAATCTTGGCAGAGctggacaaagaaaaaagaaagttactAATGCAGAACCAATCTTCAACAAATCATCCTGGAGCTAG CATTGCGCTCTCGAGACCCGCCCTCAACAAGGACTTCCGGGACCACGCTGAGCAGCAGCATATTGCAGCCCAGCAGAAGGCAGCTTTGCAG catgcacatgcacaTTCCTCGGGATACTTCATAACTCAAGATTCTGCATTTGGGAATCTCATTCTTCCTGTTTTACCTCGCCTTGACCCAGAATGA